TTAATCTGATGGCGGAGGATATTTTTCGCAAGCTGGATAACAGGCCTATGTCGGGAGAAGAGCGGGATCAATTGCGCAGCATGGATCCATTGCGTTTACGGAGGGCGGACGATACACGGCCTGTTTTATTTGTGCATGGAAACAAGGACGAAACGGTTCCGATTGGGATTCAGCAGTATGCCTATAGCCAGCTGCTAACCTCCTATTCTTCAATACCGGAGCATTTGAAGTTTGTCGAGATTCCTAATGCTGGCCATACGACCACGCTTTGGATGATAGAAGAAATCGTGGGCTGGCTTAGGGATTTTGCAGTGGGCGGTAGTTTACATAACTAGAGTTTGGACAGTATTTGTGTGACTTTGGACAGTAAACGGCTTGGTTTGGACAGTATTTTCCCTTTTTCGGACAGTAAAAGTGGATATCTGGACAGTAAATGAATTTGCCAGGCCATGTTCCCCCGTCAAATTCCCGCTCCGCAGGCCAAAACCACAACAAAAAAGCATTCAGAACATGGGAAGTAACGTTCTGAACGCAAAAACAAAGCATATTTACTCCAATTCATCATCAAAAGGACCAGAAAAGACAGGGAAGAAAATGGTGCCAGGCACCGGGATTACACAAGTGTGTAATTCGGGTGCCTGGCACCATTATAGTTAACTAGCCTTCAACTAAAACAAGGGATTTGTCGTCGTAGTTGCGTTCGATGTGCTTCTCGCCCCATGCACACAGAGAATCAAGGATCTCCTGAAGGGACCAGCCGTAATCGGTAAGAAAGTACTCCACTTTCGGTGGGATCTGCTGGTAGATCTTGCGTTCGATCACACCGTCTGCTTCCAGCTCGCGAAGCTGCTGAGTCAGCATCTTTTGTGTGATTCCAGGCATGGAACGCTTCAGTTCACTCGTTCTTTTTGTTCCTTTTGTAAGGTGGCAAAGAATAACGACCTTCCACTTGCCGCCGATCACTTCCAATGCTGCTTCAACCGGAATGTTATATTTCTTCATCTTGCTTCCTCCTCTTACAGTTACTTTTTTATACTATAGTTCAAAATAAACTCTATAATCGATATTAAACCGTATAAGACTTATCGTATCATACCATAGGATTGCTTCTGTTTCAATGCCTCCTGTATAGGCACCTTCAGGTACCTATAGCACCGCCGGGTTCCTACCGTACCAAGAGGTGGCTGTGGTACTTGAAAGTGCGTACTTCTCAATACTTCCGCTATGCTCCATAATAACCCTAGTCAGCCGCACAGATTCATTGGGCCCCTGTGCGATGGATATGCTGACCACACTCATTTCTATCATGTTCAAGGGGGATTTATTATGGTTTCAAATACTGTTTCACATAAAACCCAGCCATCAGAGAAAAAAGGAACGTTTGCGCTGCTCGCGCTTGCGATTAGTGCATTTGGAATTGGTACAACAGAATTTGTTCCAGTTGGCCTGCTCTCTTCTTTGGCTGATGACTTAAATGTTTCAATTACACTTGCTGGATTGCTCATTTCCGGATATGCACTCGGTGTTGCATTTGGTGCTCCCATTCTGACTGCAGTTACTAGCCGTTTAAACCGGAAAACACTTTTGCTTCTTCTTATGCTCGTATTTATTGTCGGAAACACGGCCGCCTCGTTAAGCCACAGCTTTGCTTTATTGTTAGCAGCCCGTGTCATTACTGCTTTTTCACATGGCGTATTCTTTTCAATCGGATCCACCATTGCAGCTGATCTTGTCCCGGAAAATAAACGGGCAAGTGCCATTGCTATCATGTTTACAGGTCTTACCGTAGCGACCGTAACCGGCGTGCCGCTCGGAACCTTTATCGGCCAGACGTTCGGCTGGAGAGCAACTTTTGCTGCCGTTGCCTTGCTTGGTGTCATCGCCTTTATCGCTAGTCTATTTTTGATTCCTAACAATTTAAAAAGTGCTTCAAAAGCTTCTTTTAGTGATCAATTCAAGCTGATCACCAACGGAAGACTGCTTCTTGCCTTTTCTATTACAGCGCTTGGCTACGGCGGAACATTTGTAGCCTTTACATTCTTGGCCCCTATTTTAGAAAAAATTACAGGCTATCATCCTAAATCAGTAAGTATCATTCTGCTTGTATACGGGGTGGCAATCGCTATCGGAAATACGATTGGAGGAAAAGCAGCAAACAAGAATCCAATCCGTGCTTTGCTTTGGATGTTTGTTATCCAGGCCATCGTAATGTTTGTTCTTTTTTTTACCGCTCCTCTAAAAGTGGCCGGTACAGTAACGATCGTCATCATGGGACTATTTGCGTTTATGAATGTGCCTGGCTTGCAGGTATATGTTGTGCAATTGGCTGAAAAATATGTTCCATCTGCTGTCGATGTGGCTTCTGCCATCAACATTGCAGCGTTTAATGTCGGGATCGCAATCGGTGCCTACGTCGGCGGACTTGTCGTCGATTCCATCGGCTTGATTCATACGCCATGGGTTGGCGGACTGATGGTCGTCGGTGCTGTCCTGCTCTCTGCATGGAGCGGAGCGTTGGAACGAAGAACAGTGAAGAAATAAGGAAAAGAGGGGTGCCTGGTGCACTCCTCTTTTTTGTATATTTTGGTCGTGCTGAGATGTCGATAGTTTACATAACATTCTTTTCGCGCGTATTTTGCTTATTTTGGCGGGTAAATTGTTCATTTCCGCGGGTAAATCTCATGCCGTTCTGCCCGGCTTCTAAGCTTCAATAGAGCTTGCTTTCTCCATGATTTTACGGCGTGTATGCTCACTCCCTCTTCCTCTGCAATTTCCGCTTCTTTCATCTGGAGAAAAATCTTTTTAACCACCCATTTCCGCTGGTTCAGGGTCAGATCTGACAGATACATCTCCAATATTTCATTTTCAATGGGAAGAACGCCTCCTTCAAACGGTATGGTTCCTGTAAGCTCCAAGCTGAAACCGATATGCACGGCTTTATATTTGGCTTCCTTTTTTAATTGCTCGAGCATTTTTCCTCTAACCGTTCGATAGGCAAACGGACCAAAGTCTCCTTTATTTTGGTCAAACCGTTTGAATGCTTCCCAAAGACCAATAAGTCCTACTTGGTAATACTCATCGTAACGCCCGGTAACACCAAGGGACAGGATTTGCGATTTAATCAAGGGATCGAACTGAAGAGAGAGATTTTCGAAACTGGTCTTCAACTTATTTCATCCTTTAAAGAAGACACGTGTCTTACGCTTTATTCCGCCGGTAATTTAAAGATAAAGCTCCGTTCTCAGACTGTCATATGATCAAAAGGGCAAAACCGTACGGGTAAAAGGGTTGAAAAAGATGTTTTCGTTAGGGGTAATTGAGGCTTTCAAGGGTTCTTGATTAGGGGGTTGGTTATTTTCATTTATTTTTTATAGAGATGCCTCTTTTTTCACGGAACTTGCTACTTATAGGTGAAAGGAGGTGATGGACATGGCAACCACAGCAATCCAGGATACACAGCTTCGCATGGTGTTTGATGCAGGAATGGATGGCGATAAGCAGCTGTTCAAAAACAAAAATTTTACCAACGTAAAAACCTCTGCTTCGGCTGATCAGCTTTATGCGGTAGCAAACGCTCTTTCCCCTCTTCAGCAGCTGCCATTAATTTCTGTTGAACGCAATGACTCACACAGCATTTATGCGTAAAAGACTATGAAAAATCAGGCATGATTCTATGGAAAGGAGGATACTAATATGGCTAAAACGTTGGAATTGCAGTTCCTAAACGAACAGGACAAGACAGTAACGATTTCCCTTGATGCTCCGAAAGAACCAGTGGATCCGGCCGCTGTCAAAGCCGCCATGGATACCATCATCGCCCAGAACATCTTCGTTTCGAACGGCGGAGATTATGTGAAAAAGAAGGGCGCCCGCATCACGGACCGTACTTTAAGCGATATCGTTCTTCCATAACAGCGAAGTATGAACAAACCCCAATCGGCCGTCTTGCTGGTTGGGGTATCCTGCTTAAAGGAGGTTAATGAAATGGAATCGTGGCTCTCTTTCGTAAGCGATGTTGGCTTTCCAGTGGTGGTGACGCTGTATCTTCTGCACCGGATCGAAGGCAAATTGGATACACTGAACCACTCCATCCTGTCCCTGGCCGAACGAATGCAAAGATAGCAAAAAAAGCCTTGTCCTCCTGATATGGAGAGCAAGGCTTTTATTATTGCTGAAGAGTTTTGGCAAGGGCAATTGCACCGCACAGTCCGGCATTGTCGCCCAGCCCCGGCGGTACAATAAAGTCTTGAATGTTTTCCTCGGTAAGCTGCGGATGCTGTACATAGCCGTTGAGCGTATCCAGCACTTTTTTGCGGATGAGAGGAAAAAGCTGTTCCTGCTTCATCACGCCTCCGCCAAGAACCATCTTTTTCGGAGAAAGAATAAGAATGTAATTTACAAGAGCCTGGGAGAGATAGTGGGCCTGATATTCCCAGACTTTTTCGTTGCCTGCAAGCTCGATGCCCTTTTGGCCCCATCTCTTTTCAAGAGCCGGCCCTGCCGCCATTCCTTCCAAACAGTCTTTGTGGTACGGACAGCTACCTTCAAAATGATCTTCGGGATGGCGTCTCACTAAGATGTGTCCCATCTCGGGGTGAGTCAAACCGTGAAGCAGCCTGCTCTCCGTGATGGCTCCGACTCCAATGCCCGTTCCGACGGTCATGTAAATGCAGGAGTCCAAGCCTTTCGCTGCTCCCCATTCCAGTTCACCGAACGCGGCTGCGTTCACATCCGTATCAAACGCCACCGGAACGTGGATGTGCTTCTGAATTTCTCCGACCAGGTCGTACTGTGCCCAATGCGGTTTTGGAGTACTTGTGATGTAGCCATATGTTTCGCTGTTCTTGTCCAGGTCAACAGGTCCGAACGATCCGATGCCCATCGCACTGATCTCTTTATCGCGGAAAAAACCAACCACCTGGCCGATCGTTTCTTCAGGAGTGGTTGTCGGTATGCTGATCCTCTCAAAAACCACTCCGTTTTCATCACCGATACCGCAAATAAACTTCGTGCCTCCCGCCTCTATCGCTCCGAGTCTCATTCCATTTCCTCCTCTTTTTGGGGCCATCTTATTGGTGCCAGGCACCGCTTTTTGACAATTATGTAAGAGAGGGTGCCAGGCACCGGCCGTTACACACTTGTGTAATGGAGGTGCCTGACACCCTGTTAATTCTTAGCTGCTGTGTGATGTTATGAAAGATGCGTTTCCTTTAAGAGAGAATTTCTTTACGGTAGAAGGAACGATGAAATGGTCACCCTTCTTGAACGAAGATGTCCCATTTTGCGTTTCGATCTCCCCTTCTCCGTCAAGTACGCTGACTAGAAGATACATAGGGTTCTCCAGGGCCTGCGCTGTGCCGTTCAATGCCCAGTGGTAAACGGTAAAATAGGATTCTTTGATCAGTTTTTTCACTGTCAGATCTCCCTGTTTGTTTTCAACGGGCTGGAAGTGGGCGTCCTCATGGGGAATCATCGCCACTTCAATTGATTGCTTAATATGAAGATCTCTTGTGTTGCCTTGATCGTCTTTACGGTCATAATCGTAAACTCTGTATGTTACGTCAGAGCTCTGCTGGGTTTCAAGGATCATCGTCCCTGCCCCGATGGCATGAATGGTGCCGTTCGGAACATACACGAAGTCACCCGGCTGTATTTTTATTTTACGGAGAAGCTTGTCCCACTGCCCGTTGTCTACCATCGCCTGAAACTCATCCTTGGATTTTGCATGATGGCCGTAAACGAGCTCGGATTCTTCCTCGCAATCTATGATATACCAGCATTCGGTTTTTCCAAACGCCTCATGCTCTACTCGCTGTGCATATTCATCATCTGGATGCACCTGAACAGAAAGGTCTGTTTTTGCATCCAAAATTTTAACGAGCAGCGGAAAGTCGTCACCTTCCTGACCGGCAAAAAGCCCCCTGTGCTTTTGCCACGCCTCGTCCAGTGTCAAACCTTTAAGCGGACCATTCAATATGGTGCTCGGACCGTTCGTATGAGCAGAAATCCCCCAGCATTCACCCGTCGTCTCTGACGGAATCTGATAGCCGAAAGTCTCTCTTAGCTTTGTTCCTCCCCATATTCGGTCTTTAAATACCGGCTGCAAAAAAATCGGTTCCGCGTACATACCAACATCCCCTCATAGTTTCATCCAATACAATAGATACAGCTTCTATTTTACATTATTCCTGGGGGATAGTGAAACGTAGAGAGGAGGATTATCTATGGAAAATAAACACATTGCTGCTTAGTTTTGATAGAGGGTCACCCGCGGCCAAACAGCAGTCCAATCTTTCTTTCGCAAGCGTTGTTCATAAATGGCGTAAAGGTCCCTTGTTTCTTTAAAAAGTTGGGTGGGCCTCACTTCCATGGCGAGCACATCTTCCATTCCGCAGGGAGCTGTTAAAAAGAGCCGATCCTGTTCGTCCAGTTTCGCTCCCAGAGCCGTTGGCGTTTCAGGGAATTTAGAAATAGCGTCCTCTGAAGAAACGTACGGCTGCAGATTATTGATCACATGCATCCTCGCCTGGTTTTTCACGGACCAGGGAACTTCCGGCATAAGCATTCTTAGCCTATCCTCGAGTATTTTTTCTTCACTTTCTTTCGGTTGTTTCGGGTCAAAATAAATGACATCCACATCTTGAATGGGTGTCTTTTTTTCAAATCCATGAAGTGCATCCCAAATCGCTGAACGGATCGCTCCCGCACATACCCACCAATCGGGCAGCTGCAGCGTCTTGACCGCTTTTAATATCTCCATCAACCATGGATCATTTTCAAGAAAACGCTCGACATCTTTCTGATTTCTAAGGCTCATCATTTCTCTCCTTTTTAGACATGAAAAAAGCAACGGCGGTTTTGGCTCCGATGCTTTATTTCACTTGTGTTATCGTCAGTTTATAGCTTTGCGTACTCCAATGATTGTTTTCTTCGTAAATTTGCAGATAGGATGTTCCAGGTAACACGGTATACGTAAAGGACTCAGTGCCGTTCAATCCTCTGTCGTTTGTCCTTCTGGCATCAGCAGGCTCTCCCTTAATGGTATGATCCATCCAGACTGTGCCGTCCATTCCGGAAACTCCACTCAGTTCCGCCTTTACCGTCATTTTTTTGGTTGAGGAAAATTTAAACCAGTCACTGTCCATTGGCATATGATAGCGGTCGCTGTATGTCTTGCCCAGCTTGATTGATTTTGCCTTTCCCCTGCTGTTGCCTGCGTCTGCAGTGATTTTTGGAAGCTTATCAGAGAGCGCTCTGTCAGCTCTTGGCCTTCCATAGCCAGCAACGATGTTCCAATAATCTTTATAAGCAGGCAGCCTGGTTGCGTTCTTTTCTAGCAAATATTCGATTTGACAGGGCGAATAATCCGGATATTTGCTTAATAGAAGTGAAGCCACTCCACTAACTGCAGGGCAGAGAATGACGTCCCGTTGACCGATTCAAATGATCCGGTTCGATTGGTGGTCCAGATATTCTCTCCCGGCGCGGTAAGATCAAGCCGCGGTCCATAGTTCGAAAAATCGGAGACACGATCTTTTTCATTGGTAGATCCAACCGCTAGTACTTCTGGGTAGGCAGCGGGATAACTGACCTTCATATGCTCGTTTCCTGACGCCGCAATCACTAGGATTCCTTTGGAGTATGCGGTTAAAATCATTTCATATACAAACTGGCTGTAATTTGTGCTCCCCATGCTGATGTTGATGATATCCGGTTTTTGGCTGATGGCGTACTTCAGCCCATCTAAAAAGTCAAACAGTGTTGCTCCTGTTGTGCTGCCGATTCTAATTGGCAGTATCTTTGCGCAAGGGTTGATGCCTGCCACTCCGGTAAGATTGTTGCTTTTGGCAGCAATGACACCGGACACCTTGGTGCCATGGCCGTGCCTATCCATCGGATCAGCATCTTTTTCAAGTGTATCGTAGCCTGTTAATGTCTGTCCTTTCAGATCAGGATGCCGGTAGTTTACGCCTGAATCCAATACAGCGACGGTCACTTTTGAATGTTTTTTTGCTGTCTGAAGGTTGTCCCAGGCCCGCGGCATCCCCATTCTTGGCAGTGACCATTGTCTGGCATAGAGCTTGTCATTCGGCTTAGAAAATGCTGTGAGAGTAAAATTCGGTTCAGCGGTTTCTACCAATGAAGAATTGCGTATCCTTTCCAATACTGCCTGATAGTTAGCTGTATGCGGCAGCTCGATCGTATATATATTTTCCTTCTGCAAGATGGCAGATTTGTTCTTGATTCTGTAGCTTTTCGCAAGCGCAGCAGCAAACTGTCTATTTTTTAATTTAACGATAATCTGGCGGTCGTGAATGCCGGTTGTTTCATTGTCTGCAGCTGACAGAAAGGCGGAAGTCCTGTTTTCCTTTGAAAATGAACTGAGTTTGCGGTCCAGCATTTCCTGGTCATAGGCTTCAGCAGAAATTGAAAAAAGCAGCAATAGCAATACTGCCAGCAGGACCGATGCCAGCGTCTTCTTTAACTTATTTTTCATTGTCCCTCCGTGCAAAAATATGTAAATCCACCTATAATTTTACCTTATTTTAGCAATGTGGCAAGAGGCAATGCCAGTGCCAATAATGTCGGTGCCAGGCACCGGTGTTACACACATATGTAAAGGCGGTGCCTGGCACCGCCCCCTCTTAGCTCTTATATGTTTTGCTTCCCCAATAAAAGATGCTGTGCCCGTTCCATCTGATTCTCTCGGCCTTCCCGTTGTATCGTTGTTCGTAATGAAGATGCGCTCCTGTAGAACCTCCCGTACTTCCAACCGCTCCAATCTTTTGGCCCTGCGTAACCTTCTTTCCGACAGAAACATTTATGGCACTCAAATGCCCGTATAAAGTCTGCCATCCTCCGCCATGATCAATAACAATGTATCTTCCATAACTGCGCTTTCCTAGATTTTTAACTTTAACTACTTTTCCAGCAGCTGAAGTGATCACCGTATCTCCCTCATCATACAAACGGTTTAGATCAATGGCATTTTGAGGGTTATGGTTCATTCTCGTTTGCCCGATCCAAACTTGTCCTGCTGGAAACGGTATCCGGAAAACCGGTGAAGCATCTACCTTCTTAAATGGAGTTTCGAGCAAAACAGCCGCTGTACACAGCGGAATGATAAAGAAAAGCATTAGTTTTACTTTAGGCATCTGTTTGGACTCTCCTTTTCAATTTGATGGGGTGTGAATTCACTATGTAATTGGAATTTCTTCTTTTAGGGTGCAGTAAAATCCAAAAATTACTGATGGGAAAAATGTGTAAAAAAAAATGGTGCCAGGCACCGCGCATTACACACTTGTGTAATGGAGGTGCCTGACACCAAAATATTAGATGATTCCTTGTTTTACCAAGGATGATTGAGGGCTGTTTTTTGAAACTAAACTCAAAAGAATGTACGCCGCAAGCGAAAGAACGACCGGCAGAACTACAGTATGCATTCCCCACATATTAGGGGCAAAGGTATCCAGAAGGATGTAGGAAAGTACACCTGTAACGATGGACCCCACTGCACCTGCTGCATTTCCTCTCCTCCAATAAAGACCGAGGACGACCGGCCATATGAAAGCTGCTTCCAATCCGCCGAAAGAAAACAGGTTCAGCCAAATCAGCAAATCTGGAGGATTCAGAGCCATGATGAATACCAGGATTCCGATGATGGCAGTCACTGAAAAACTAAGCCGTTTAATCGATTGCTGGCTGGCTTCCGGTTTGATGTAATTAATAAAGATATCCTTAACAATCGATGAGCTTACGATCAGCAGGATGGCGTTCACCGTCGACATGACAGCAGCAAGCGGTGCTGCGAGCACGATACCCGCAAGCCACCCTGGCAATACTTTCAGTGCGAGCATCGGCATCACCTTATCACCGATATCCACTCCGGGAATAACCACTCGCGCAAACACTCCGGTCAAATGCATCCCAAGCATGATAAATCCGACAACAAACGTCCCGATGATCATGGCCTGATGCATCGCTTTTGAATTCCTATAGGACATGGCCCGGACAGAGATCTGCGGTAGGCCGACCACTCCAACCCCTACAAGCAGCCAAAATGAGGAAACATACATCGGCGTCAAAGACTTGTCTGCTCCATAAGGTGAGATCAGGTTCGGATTTTCAGCAGCAAGCGTTGAGATGATATGAGGAACACCTCCGCCAGCTATAATGGTTCCCGCGAGTATAACGAGCGTGCCGATAAACATGACGATTCCCATTAAGGTATCCGTGATTACGACTGCACGAAAGCCGCCAGCTATGACATAAACAAGAACAGAAAACGAAAAAATCAGCAGTGCCACAGGGTAGGAAACACCAGTGAATGACTCGATGAGCCGGCCGCCGCCTACCCACTGCGCAGCCGTTGCAGAGAACAAGAAGATGCTGATGCTTGCCGCAGAAAAAATAACGACCCACTTGTTTTCATAGCGTGCTTTTAGAAAATCAATAAGCGTGACTGCGTCAATCTTTCTGGCGACAATCGCAAACTTTTTCCCCAGAACAGCAAGGGTAAAATATCCGGTCACAAGCTGCGCCATCGCCAGCAGCACCCATCCAAGGCCGAGCTTATACGCGATGCCGGGCCCGCCAATAAAGCTGCTCGCACTTCCATATGTCGCTACCATCGTAAGTGCTAGAACGAAGCCGCCGAGGTGCCTTCCTCCCAGGAAATAGTCTTGTAAAAACCCCGAACCACTCTGTACCTGGCGGGAGGTATAAATTCCGACAACAAACATTCCGATCAAAAAGGCAAGTAAAGGAATGACCACTTCCCAGTTCATCGCTGCTCCTCCTTTAGGTTCTGCCGTTCAGG
This genomic stretch from Fictibacillus marinisediminis harbors:
- a CDS encoding YvrJ family protein, with protein sequence MESWLSFVSDVGFPVVVTLYLLHRIEGKLDTLNHSILSLAERMQR
- a CDS encoding MFS transporter encodes the protein MVSNTVSHKTQPSEKKGTFALLALAISAFGIGTTEFVPVGLLSSLADDLNVSITLAGLLISGYALGVAFGAPILTAVTSRLNRKTLLLLLMLVFIVGNTAASLSHSFALLLAARVITAFSHGVFFSIGSTIAADLVPENKRASAIAIMFTGLTVATVTGVPLGTFIGQTFGWRATFAAVALLGVIAFIASLFLIPNNLKSASKASFSDQFKLITNGRLLLAFSITALGYGGTFVAFTFLAPILEKITGYHPKSVSIILLVYGVAIAIGNTIGGKAANKNPIRALLWMFVIQAIVMFVLFFTAPLKVAGTVTIVIMGLFAFMNVPGLQVYVVQLAEKYVPSAVDVASAINIAAFNVGIAIGAYVGGLVVDSIGLIHTPWVGGLMVVGAVLLSAWSGALERRTVKK
- a CDS encoding S8 family peptidase, translating into MKNKLKKTLASVLLAVLLLLLFSISAEAYDQEMLDRKLSSFSKENRTSAFLSAADNETTGIHDRQIIVKLKNRQFAAALAKSYRIKNKSAILQKENIYTIELPHTANYQAVLERIRNSSLVETAEPNFTLTAFSKPNDKLYARQWSLPRMGMPRAWDNLQTAKKHSKVTVAVLDSGVNYRHPDLKGQTLTGYDTLEKDADPMDRHGHGTKVSGVIAAKSNNLTGVAGINPCAKILPIRIGSTTGATLFDFLDGLKYAISQKPDIINISMGSTNYSQFVYEMILTAYSKGILVIAASGNEHMKVSYPAAYPEVLAVGSTNEKDRVSDFSNYGPRLDLTAPGENIWTTNRTGSFESVNGTSFSALQLVEWLHFY
- a CDS encoding sigma-70 family RNA polymerase sigma factor — translated: MKTSFENLSLQFDPLIKSQILSLGVTGRYDEYYQVGLIGLWEAFKRFDQNKGDFGPFAYRTVRGKMLEQLKKEAKYKAVHIGFSLELTGTIPFEGGVLPIENEILEMYLSDLTLNQRKWVVKKIFLQMKEAEIAEEEGVSIHAVKSWRKQALLKLRSRAERHEIYPRK
- a CDS encoding DUF2922 domain-containing protein → MAKTLELQFLNEQDKTVTISLDAPKEPVDPAAVKAAMDTIIAQNIFVSNGGDYVKKKGARITDRTLSDIVLP
- a CDS encoding M23 family metallopeptidase, producing the protein MPKVKLMLFFIIPLCTAAVLLETPFKKVDASPVFRIPFPAGQVWIGQTRMNHNPQNAIDLNRLYDEGDTVITSAAGKVVKVKNLGKRSYGRYIVIDHGGGWQTLYGHLSAINVSVGKKVTQGQKIGAVGSTGGSTGAHLHYEQRYNGKAERIRWNGHSIFYWGSKTYKS
- a CDS encoding nucleotidyltransferase family protein, whose translation is MSLRNQKDVERFLENDPWLMEILKAVKTLQLPDWWVCAGAIRSAIWDALHGFEKKTPIQDVDVIYFDPKQPKESEEKILEDRLRMLMPEVPWSVKNQARMHVINNLQPYVSSEDAISKFPETPTALGAKLDEQDRLFLTAPCGMEDVLAMEVRPTQLFKETRDLYAIYEQRLRKKDWTAVWPRVTLYQN
- a CDS encoding DUF1659 domain-containing protein, giving the protein MATTAIQDTQLRMVFDAGMDGDKQLFKNKNFTNVKTSASADQLYAVANALSPLQQLPLISVERNDSHSIYA
- a CDS encoding winged helix-turn-helix transcriptional regulator — protein: MKKYNIPVEAALEVIGGKWKVVILCHLTKGTKRTSELKRSMPGITQKMLTQQLRELEADGVIERKIYQQIPPKVEYFLTDYGWSLQEILDSLCAWGEKHIERNYDDKSLVLVEG
- a CDS encoding ROK family protein, whose amino-acid sequence is MRLGAIEAGGTKFICGIGDENGVVFERISIPTTTPEETIGQVVGFFRDKEISAMGIGSFGPVDLDKNSETYGYITSTPKPHWAQYDLVGEIQKHIHVPVAFDTDVNAAAFGELEWGAAKGLDSCIYMTVGTGIGVGAITESRLLHGLTHPEMGHILVRRHPEDHFEGSCPYHKDCLEGMAAGPALEKRWGQKGIELAGNEKVWEYQAHYLSQALVNYILILSPKKMVLGGGVMKQEQLFPLIRKKVLDTLNGYVQHPQLTEENIQDFIVPPGLGDNAGLCGAIALAKTLQQ
- the manA gene encoding mannose-6-phosphate isomerase, class I, with the protein product MYAEPIFLQPVFKDRIWGGTKLRETFGYQIPSETTGECWGISAHTNGPSTILNGPLKGLTLDEAWQKHRGLFAGQEGDDFPLLVKILDAKTDLSVQVHPDDEYAQRVEHEAFGKTECWYIIDCEEESELVYGHHAKSKDEFQAMVDNGQWDKLLRKIKIQPGDFVYVPNGTIHAIGAGTMILETQQSSDVTYRVYDYDRKDDQGNTRDLHIKQSIEVAMIPHEDAHFQPVENKQGDLTVKKLIKESYFTVYHWALNGTAQALENPMYLLVSVLDGEGEIETQNGTSSFKKGDHFIVPSTVKKFSLKGNASFITSHSS
- the panF gene encoding sodium/pantothenate symporter, whose translation is MNWEVVIPLLAFLIGMFVVGIYTSRQVQSGSGFLQDYFLGGRHLGGFVLALTMVATYGSASSFIGGPGIAYKLGLGWVLLAMAQLVTGYFTLAVLGKKFAIVARKIDAVTLIDFLKARYENKWVVIFSAASISIFLFSATAAQWVGGGRLIESFTGVSYPVALLIFSFSVLVYVIAGGFRAVVITDTLMGIVMFIGTLVILAGTIIAGGGVPHIISTLAAENPNLISPYGADKSLTPMYVSSFWLLVGVGVVGLPQISVRAMSYRNSKAMHQAMIIGTFVVGFIMLGMHLTGVFARVVIPGVDIGDKVMPMLALKVLPGWLAGIVLAAPLAAVMSTVNAILLIVSSSIVKDIFINYIKPEASQQSIKRLSFSVTAIIGILVFIMALNPPDLLIWLNLFSFGGLEAAFIWPVVLGLYWRRGNAAGAVGSIVTGVLSYILLDTFAPNMWGMHTVVLPVVLSLAAYILLSLVSKNSPQSSLVKQGII